A region of Alteromonadaceae bacterium 2753L.S.0a.02 DNA encodes the following proteins:
- a CDS encoding outer membrane lipoprotein-sorting protein gives MNFLKRYSLLTSTFVASMAVFPILNSFAKVNEKSDSDLDPRAIMLQVNNTNRQSFDSAIVKIQLSTCRYAVSEGRMGCREEPRVTVLEAGEKKYGDKNEDSRTITVVLEPVSDKGVGMLTYQYFEPDKDNDVWLYLSVLGKVKRLVSSEGGGEDGGSFFGTEFCVDDVALRKVYDYKYEFLREDNYKGNDVWVIESIPNEARSKKTSYGRLVTWVDKERSIPLKVNMYNKYGKLYKQHLYQQYELTHGVWISKKQTMNNVISRRVTTVNNLFVAYNKSVSDEFLTQRSLTDYAFREKQLADLRAFYE, from the coding sequence ATGAATTTCTTAAAACGATATTCTCTGTTAACAAGTACGTTTGTAGCATCTATGGCCGTTTTTCCCATATTAAATAGTTTCGCTAAGGTCAATGAAAAATCAGATTCAGATCTAGACCCTCGTGCGATTATGCTGCAAGTAAACAACACCAATCGCCAGTCATTTGATTCGGCTATTGTGAAAATACAGCTTTCTACCTGTCGTTATGCGGTATCCGAGGGCCGCATGGGTTGTCGAGAGGAGCCCAGGGTTACTGTTTTGGAAGCAGGAGAAAAAAAATACGGAGATAAAAATGAAGACTCTCGTACCATCACTGTTGTACTAGAACCAGTGAGTGATAAAGGGGTTGGTATGTTGACGTATCAATATTTCGAACCCGATAAAGACAACGATGTATGGCTTTATCTTTCGGTTCTCGGGAAAGTAAAACGCTTGGTATCCAGTGAAGGTGGTGGAGAGGACGGGGGAAGCTTTTTTGGAACTGAATTCTGTGTCGATGATGTTGCATTGCGTAAGGTCTACGACTACAAGTATGAATTTCTTCGAGAGGATAACTACAAAGGAAATGATGTTTGGGTAATCGAATCGATACCCAATGAAGCGCGTTCTAAGAAAACGAGTTATGGGCGATTGGTTACTTGGGTCGATAAAGAACGTAGTATTCCACTAAAAGTAAATATGTATAACAAATACGGAAAACTGTACAAGCAGCATCTTTACCAACAGTATGAATTGACCCACGGTGTTTGGATTTCAAAGAAACAAACAATGAATAACGTTATATCCCGACGTGTAACAACGGTTAACAACCTGTTTGTGGCTTACAACAAATCTGTATCGGATGAATTTCTGACCCAAAGAAGCTTAACTGATTACGCGTTCAGAGAAAAACAATTGGCGGATCTACGTGCGTTTTATGAGTAA
- a CDS encoding hydroxymethylglutaryl-CoA synthase, with product MNAVGIEAMNVYAGTTYLDVKKLAELRNLDTTRFENLMMKEKSVTLPYEDPITFAVNAAKPLIDALSEEEKDRIEMVVTCTESAFDFGKSMSTYCHDLLGLNRNCRLFEVKNACYSGVAGFQTAVNFILGQASPGAKVLLIATDISRFMVEKGGDALTMDWSFAEPSGGAGAVAMLISDRPYVFQVDVGANGYYGYEVMDTCRPSTDSEAGDSDLSLLSYLDCCENAFLEYKKRVEVADYVKSFRYLAYHTPFGGMVKGAHRNMMRKFAKAKPPEIEEDFQRRMSPAMVYCQRVGNIMGATTVLSLASTIVNGDFTSPQRIGLFSYGSGCCSEFFSGVSTKTGQEKLQAMDITGHLDRRYELSMDEYEAILVGSSAVKFGTRNAVMDSNFIPESRKVHGKPTLFLKEIKEYHREYEWIS from the coding sequence ATGAATGCAGTTGGAATTGAGGCAATGAACGTCTATGCGGGCACAACCTATTTAGATGTAAAAAAACTTGCCGAACTTCGAAACTTGGATACCACCCGTTTCGAGAATCTAATGATGAAGGAGAAAAGCGTAACGCTTCCCTATGAAGATCCAATAACGTTTGCGGTAAACGCTGCCAAACCACTTATCGATGCTCTTAGCGAAGAAGAAAAAGACCGTATTGAAATGGTTGTTACATGTACTGAGTCTGCATTTGATTTTGGTAAGTCTATGAGTACTTACTGTCACGATCTGCTAGGCCTCAACCGGAATTGTCGCCTGTTTGAAGTAAAAAATGCCTGTTACTCTGGCGTTGCCGGTTTCCAAACTGCTGTTAATTTTATACTCGGTCAAGCATCACCGGGTGCCAAAGTGCTGCTCATTGCTACGGATATTTCTCGTTTTATGGTGGAGAAAGGTGGAGATGCATTAACGATGGATTGGTCGTTCGCAGAGCCTAGCGGTGGGGCTGGTGCTGTTGCGATGTTGATTAGCGACAGGCCGTATGTTTTTCAGGTTGATGTAGGGGCAAACGGCTATTACGGCTACGAAGTTATGGATACTTGCCGTCCCTCAACCGATAGCGAGGCTGGTGATTCGGATTTGTCATTGCTCTCTTACTTGGATTGCTGTGAAAACGCGTTCCTTGAGTATAAAAAACGAGTTGAAGTTGCCGATTACGTGAAAAGTTTCCGCTATCTTGCTTATCACACACCTTTTGGCGGGATGGTAAAAGGCGCGCATCGTAATATGATGCGTAAATTCGCCAAGGCTAAGCCTCCTGAAATCGAAGAAGATTTCCAACGCCGCATGTCTCCCGCAATGGTTTATTGTCAACGTGTCGGAAACATTATGGGAGCAACGACGGTACTATCGCTCGCGAGTACGATTGTAAACGGCGATTTTACATCTCCCCAACGAATCGGTTTATTTTCCTACGGCTCAGGCTGTTGTTCCGAGTTCTTCAGTGGTGTGTCAACTAAAACCGGTCAGGAAAAGCTTCAAGCTATGGATATTACCGGGCACCTCGATAGACGCTACGAACTTTCGATGGATGAGTACGAAGCCATACTGGTAGGCAGTAGCGCTGTTAAATTTGGTACCCGAAATGCTGTAATGGATAGTAATTTTATTCCCGAGTCGCGAAAAGTGCATGGCAAGCCAACGCTATTTCTTAAAGAGATTAAAGAATATCACAGGGAGTACGAATGGATATCCTAG
- a CDS encoding polyketide biosynthesis enoyl-CoA hydratase PksH, producing the protein MDILVTESRYSTLKVRQNDGVCTIQLNRPDANNTINDQMVSEFIEALDDCDTDTKIVVVEGLPDIFCFGADFQSLHQSFKASNNVIASDPEPMYDLWQRLASGPFISIAHVRGQANAGGIGFVAACDIVISDANSIFSLSELLFGLMPACVLPFLIRKMGFAKAHYMTVTTEAINAQVAKEWGLVDEVSDNTQIALRKKLLRLNRLSKQSITRYKRYMSSLNEDLQNAKCRALAANTEIFSDTHTISKISRYVETGQFPWE; encoded by the coding sequence ATGGATATCCTAGTTACTGAAAGCCGATATAGCACCTTGAAGGTGCGGCAGAATGATGGCGTTTGTACCATCCAATTAAACCGCCCGGACGCGAACAACACCATTAACGACCAAATGGTATCGGAGTTTATAGAAGCGCTTGATGATTGCGATACAGATACGAAAATTGTCGTTGTGGAAGGACTGCCAGATATATTTTGTTTCGGGGCGGATTTCCAGTCACTTCACCAAAGTTTCAAGGCAAGCAACAACGTAATTGCTTCTGATCCTGAACCGATGTATGACCTCTGGCAAAGGTTGGCCAGTGGACCTTTTATAAGCATTGCTCATGTAAGAGGTCAGGCCAATGCCGGTGGAATTGGGTTTGTTGCCGCATGCGATATAGTCATCAGTGATGCGAACAGCATCTTCAGCCTTTCAGAATTATTGTTCGGTTTAATGCCTGCCTGTGTATTACCATTTCTGATAAGAAAAATGGGATTTGCAAAGGCACATTACATGACGGTCACCACCGAAGCGATAAATGCCCAAGTCGCGAAGGAGTGGGGTCTTGTGGATGAAGTGAGTGATAACACCCAAATTGCATTAAGGAAAAAGCTGTTGCGCTTGAACCGGCTGTCAAAACAAAGTATTACGCGATATAAGCGTTACATGAGCAGTTTGAACGAAGACCTGCAAAATGCCAAATGCCGTGCATTGGCCGCCAACACCGAAATATTTTCGGATACACACACAATCTCTAAGATATCCCGATATGTTGAAACGGGTCAGTTCCCTTGGGAATAA
- a CDS encoding polyketide biosynthesis acyl carrier protein: MNQQDIFNIITRNACEVIPTLAEHSFQAEDSLKDLGANSVDRSEIIMMTLEELSARVPMIEFARAENITDLANIIHAKL; this comes from the coding sequence ATGAATCAACAAGACATATTTAACATTATTACTCGAAATGCCTGCGAAGTAATCCCGACATTGGCGGAACACAGCTTTCAAGCTGAAGATTCGTTGAAAGATCTGGGTGCGAATTCTGTCGACCGTTCAGAAATTATTATGATGACGCTGGAAGAATTATCTGCTCGCGTACCCATGATTGAATTCGCTCGGGCCGAGAACATTACTGATTTGGCTAATATTATTCATGCCAAACTCTAA
- a CDS encoding malonyl-ACP decarboxylase, with protein MPNSNTVGVYISGLGITSAIGQGKQAFSEALFAGHSSFDFMQRPGRQIPTESEVQNETPFIGAEINNFTLSPHFPGNLLRTASFSSQVGLATVYEAWQDAYLDQISAERVGLIVGGSNFQQREMVNTQEKFINKSLFLRPTYGLNFMDTDFCGLCSELLGIRGLAITVGAASASGQIAVIQACNAVANGQLDACIAVGALMDLSYWECQGLRSLGAMGSDKFSQTPGLACRPFDLDRDGFIYGEICGALVIESEASLCKRDRPSYVRAAGWSVAMDGNRNPNPSFEGEVQVIEESLRAAGLTPGDIQYVNPHGTGSPLGDETELRAIKHCGLNESYINTTKSLTGHGLSAAGSAELVATILQMQSATLHPCNNLNNPMDDTLNWISHRAEPHKIRHALKMSMGFGGFNSAMCLEL; from the coding sequence ATGCCAAACTCTAATACCGTCGGTGTTTATATCAGCGGGCTGGGTATAACCAGTGCTATCGGGCAGGGAAAGCAAGCATTTTCCGAAGCGCTATTTGCCGGCCATTCATCGTTTGATTTTATGCAACGCCCCGGGCGACAGATACCAACCGAGAGCGAAGTGCAAAACGAAACACCTTTTATAGGTGCGGAGATTAATAACTTCACGCTGTCGCCTCATTTTCCAGGAAATTTGTTGCGTACCGCGAGTTTTTCCAGTCAGGTAGGCCTTGCGACTGTTTACGAAGCCTGGCAAGACGCATATCTAGATCAAATATCAGCGGAGAGGGTTGGGCTAATTGTTGGTGGTAGCAACTTTCAGCAGCGCGAGATGGTAAACACGCAAGAAAAGTTCATAAATAAGTCGTTATTTCTTAGGCCGACTTATGGCTTAAATTTTATGGACACCGATTTTTGTGGCCTTTGTAGCGAGCTGTTGGGAATCAGGGGTCTTGCGATTACGGTTGGTGCTGCTTCGGCCAGTGGACAAATCGCAGTCATTCAGGCGTGCAATGCAGTCGCAAATGGTCAACTGGATGCGTGTATTGCGGTTGGTGCACTGATGGATTTGTCGTATTGGGAGTGCCAGGGCTTGCGTTCGCTCGGGGCAATGGGCTCAGACAAATTTTCCCAGACACCAGGTTTAGCTTGTCGTCCTTTCGACCTTGATCGAGACGGCTTTATTTATGGTGAAATTTGCGGTGCACTTGTGATTGAATCGGAAGCTTCCCTGTGTAAACGTGATAGGCCTTCTTATGTACGCGCAGCTGGCTGGTCTGTTGCTATGGATGGAAATCGCAACCCGAATCCCTCTTTTGAGGGGGAGGTTCAGGTAATTGAAGAAAGTTTACGGGCAGCTGGCCTAACGCCTGGAGATATTCAATATGTGAACCCCCACGGAACGGGCTCACCCCTGGGAGACGAAACTGAGTTGCGTGCAATTAAACATTGTGGTCTCAACGAAAGCTATATTAATACAACAAAATCGCTCACAGGACATGGATTAAGTGCCGCGGGTTCCGCGGAGCTTGTAGCAACCATTCTGCAAATGCAAAGCGCTACATTGCACCCGTGTAACAACCTCAACAATCCAATGGATGACACCCTAAACTGGATATCACATCGCGCGGAGCCTCACAAAATTAGGCATGCATTAAAAATGAGTATGGGATTTGGTGGTTTTAATTCCGCGATGTGTTTAGAACTGTAG
- a CDS encoding malonyl CoA-acyl carrier protein transacylase, with translation MKTYVFPGQGSQAKGMGDGLFDKYPDLVEKADAILGYSIKELCLSDPRRELGKTQFTQPALYVVNALHYYDKIEKEGAEPDFVAGHSLGEFNALLAAECFDFEAGLKIVKKRGELMSQAKDGAMAAILNASAEVIENLLKENNLEKIDIANINTFSQIVISGSIEEIGKAEPLFTKGEMLYYPLNTSGAFHSRFMAPSRDKFLAYLKRFKLSNPKIPVIANVTARPYEADNIIDPLSNQIATGVRWAESMFFLLEHAAEKGEVMAIEEVGHGDVLTKIVAKIIEETKDKITEIKGETTEQAQSSSIEEVSAPREQPEKNADEKVADWNRKYTIGTKVKSIYPVYDQLETRTQAVVLFGHRAAVYMKDYNGYFDLDELEVVAS, from the coding sequence ATGAAAACATACGTGTTTCCTGGGCAGGGTTCTCAGGCAAAAGGCATGGGCGATGGTTTATTCGACAAGTATCCCGACTTGGTGGAAAAGGCCGACGCAATTCTAGGCTATTCGATAAAAGAGTTGTGCTTATCTGACCCGCGTAGAGAATTGGGTAAAACCCAATTTACTCAGCCAGCCTTGTACGTGGTCAATGCCTTGCACTATTACGATAAGATTGAGAAAGAAGGGGCAGAACCCGATTTCGTAGCCGGTCATAGCTTGGGCGAATTTAATGCGTTATTGGCTGCTGAATGTTTTGATTTTGAAGCGGGTTTGAAAATCGTAAAAAAACGCGGCGAGTTGATGAGTCAGGCAAAGGATGGCGCTATGGCGGCAATTCTGAATGCCTCGGCGGAAGTTATTGAGAATTTACTTAAAGAAAATAATCTCGAAAAAATTGATATTGCCAATATCAATACGTTTTCTCAAATTGTGATTTCAGGTTCTATAGAAGAAATCGGCAAAGCCGAACCACTGTTCACTAAGGGGGAAATGCTCTATTACCCGCTCAATACCAGCGGTGCTTTTCACTCAAGATTTATGGCACCTTCTCGCGACAAGTTTCTAGCCTACCTAAAGCGTTTTAAACTATCTAACCCCAAAATTCCGGTTATTGCTAATGTGACAGCAAGACCGTACGAAGCGGACAATATAATAGACCCTCTTAGCAATCAGATTGCGACAGGTGTTCGCTGGGCTGAGAGTATGTTTTTCTTACTCGAGCACGCTGCCGAGAAAGGTGAAGTTATGGCTATTGAAGAAGTGGGCCATGGTGATGTGTTAACAAAAATAGTAGCGAAAATCATTGAGGAAACCAAAGATAAAATTACAGAAATTAAAGGGGAAACCACGGAACAAGCTCAATCCAGCAGCATTGAAGAGGTATCAGCGCCAAGAGAGCAGCCTGAAAAAAATGCTGACGAAAAAGTTGCCGATTGGAACCGTAAATACACTATTGGAACAAAGGTGAAATCTATCTATCCGGTGTATGATCAATTGGAAACACGCACCCAGGCAGTTGTGTTGTTTGGTCACCGCGCTGCAGTTTACATGAAAGATTACAATGGCTACTTTGACCTGGATGAACTCGAAGTGGTCGCAAGTTAA
- a CDS encoding bacillaene synthase trans-acting acyltransferase/trans-AT polyketide synthase/acyltransferase/oxidoreductase domain-containing protein — MRKPVVFMYSGQGSQYYQMGRELYYNNKRFQFWMDYCNDIVQPLISCSLVDTIYGDNTKELDFDRVLFTNPALLAVQYSLTRTVMEEGLTPDYVMGHSLGEFVAAVVSGGFEFEDMARLVVRFAESLENSSDVEGAMLSVLESKDILNYEPETFKNTWLASSNFIKNFVVSGTLEEIQTVRQKLTEKNTVTQILPVKYAFHTPLMDSLESEFQRIGEDAYIGSPNIPIISCSKITVAQKIDVETLWRVARRPVEFQKTVEYLHEKGDYTFVDLGPSGTIATFVKYLMPKSSKSIALQCINPFGRDLTTFQKLVSHFDDVATTALSVE; from the coding sequence ATGCGTAAACCGGTTGTTTTCATGTACTCTGGACAAGGCTCCCAATACTATCAAATGGGGAGGGAGCTCTATTACAACAATAAACGTTTCCAGTTTTGGATGGATTATTGTAACGATATTGTTCAGCCACTCATAAGCTGCTCGCTCGTTGATACTATCTATGGTGATAACACAAAAGAACTTGATTTTGATCGCGTGTTATTTACCAACCCGGCACTGTTGGCCGTTCAATATAGTTTAACTAGAACAGTTATGGAGGAGGGACTTACACCCGATTATGTTATGGGGCACAGCTTGGGAGAGTTTGTTGCCGCGGTTGTTTCTGGCGGATTTGAGTTCGAAGATATGGCGCGTTTGGTTGTGAGGTTCGCTGAATCTCTAGAGAACTCAAGCGACGTTGAAGGTGCAATGCTATCGGTGCTTGAGTCCAAAGACATTTTAAACTATGAACCAGAAACGTTTAAAAATACATGGTTGGCATCCAGCAATTTTATTAAAAATTTTGTGGTAAGTGGTACGCTCGAAGAAATTCAAACGGTGCGACAAAAACTTACGGAAAAAAATACTGTTACGCAAATATTACCAGTGAAATATGCTTTTCATACGCCTTTAATGGATTCTTTAGAGAGCGAATTTCAACGAATAGGCGAGGATGCTTATATCGGTTCTCCAAATATTCCAATTATTTCCTGCTCTAAAATAACTGTCGCACAGAAAATTGATGTAGAAACACTGTGGCGAGTGGCCAGAAGGCCCGTAGAGTTTCAAAAAACTGTTGAATATTTGCATGAAAAAGGTGACTATACCTTTGTTGATTTGGGGCCAAGTGGAACCATAGCTACATTTGTTAAATATTTAATGCCAAAATCAAGTAAATCAATAGCGTTGCAATGTATAAATCCGTTTGGTAGAGATTTAACAACATTTCAAAAGCTTGTTTCACATTTTGATGATGTAGCTACTACGGCTCTATCAGTTGAGTAA
- a CDS encoding 4'-phosphopantetheinyl transferase EntD, with translation MYEINFLSDVPFDDLADPQVSIHFCHYNIEMYNDNLFRALSISFPEPLGSAVVKRRAEFLAGRYCAKSALSKLGITETEVPIGQHRSPVWPHGLLGSISHSNTHAIAAVTTKKQTMGIGIDIEAQITSQTISRIEKQILFNDELTFFNQHSKHKEQLFTLIFSAKESFFKAAYPQVKRYFEFDAVELIGMDASRSKLTFKIINELSTTLTANQVFSADYVILENQAVITFVNLPA, from the coding sequence ATGTACGAAATCAATTTCCTGTCAGACGTACCATTTGATGATTTAGCCGATCCACAAGTCAGCATACATTTTTGCCATTACAACATTGAGATGTACAACGACAATCTGTTTCGGGCACTCAGTATCAGTTTTCCTGAGCCCCTCGGATCTGCAGTCGTCAAAAGACGCGCGGAATTCCTGGCTGGTCGCTACTGTGCAAAATCCGCACTTAGTAAACTGGGTATCACTGAAACAGAAGTCCCTATTGGGCAACACAGAAGCCCTGTATGGCCGCATGGTTTACTCGGTTCAATTAGTCACTCAAATACACATGCGATTGCAGCTGTCACCACAAAAAAACAAACAATGGGTATTGGTATTGATATCGAAGCGCAAATTACCTCGCAAACCATTTCACGTATCGAAAAGCAAATACTGTTTAACGATGAACTTACTTTTTTCAATCAACACAGTAAACACAAGGAGCAGTTATTCACCCTTATTTTTTCGGCAAAAGAAAGTTTTTTTAAAGCAGCTTATCCACAGGTTAAGCGCTATTTTGAGTTCGACGCGGTGGAACTTATCGGAATGGATGCCAGCAGATCAAAATTGACTTTTAAAATCATTAACGAACTTTCAACAACACTTACAGCTAATCAGGTTTTCAGTGCTGACTATGTGATACTCGAGAACCAGGCAGTAATCACATTCGTAAATTTACCCGCATAA
- a CDS encoding phosphopantetheine binding protein, whose translation MEKVKIRKMLIEAIVEVSPFSAAILQDADEKLTKETYLVDLGINSIDYAHIATILLEKLDISLPLDVFTKTNNVSDVVELFYSLSEQNSAFVH comes from the coding sequence ATGGAAAAAGTGAAAATACGTAAGATGCTTATCGAAGCGATTGTTGAGGTTTCGCCATTTTCAGCGGCGATACTTCAAGATGCGGATGAAAAACTAACGAAGGAAACCTATTTGGTCGATTTAGGCATTAATTCCATCGACTATGCGCACATTGCGACCATTCTCTTGGAAAAATTAGACATCAGTTTACCACTCGATGTTTTCACAAAAACCAATAACGTTAGCGATGTTGTTGAACTATTTTATAGTCTGTCGGAACAGAATTCAGCATTCGTGCATTAG
- a CDS encoding cellulose or protein binding domain-containing protein: MTHFKRLLTGIALVASLGFCASGAIAKPYKAAEIYTHNADIYGKYVFRVQAALGSGVISNFFLWKEGSELSDVFWEEVDIEIFGKNDGYSWQSNIITGLGSRTMSEQVHSAELSFGEDYHTFTIEWQPGRVAWLVDGQLIRETLGSQANDLTSPAQARFNFWPPDIESWVGSFDDSILPLNMFVNWMEYYRWNGQDYELDWRDDFNNFDTDRWGTADWTFDENRADFSPLNVTTQNGYLVLTITAEGQEGYAGTPPEDNADVPTPTPTPTPSSSSSSSSSSSSSSSSSSSSSTSSSSSSSSSSSGGACVCNWYGTQYAICAGQDNGWGWENSASCIGIDTCSSQWGTGGPVGCSTTSSSSSSSSSSSSSSSNSTSSTSSSSTSSSSTSSSSSSSGGDGSCLGINEYPNWTAKDWSGGPFNHANAGDKMIYQNSLYQANWYTNSIPGSDSSWTKLGACQ; the protein is encoded by the coding sequence GTGACACATTTCAAACGACTACTAACCGGTATCGCACTTGTCGCTAGCCTGGGGTTTTGTGCTTCCGGCGCAATCGCCAAACCCTACAAAGCCGCCGAAATCTATACCCACAACGCAGATATCTATGGCAAATATGTATTTCGCGTACAAGCAGCCCTGGGCAGCGGGGTAATTTCAAATTTTTTCTTGTGGAAGGAAGGATCGGAACTTTCCGATGTTTTCTGGGAAGAAGTGGATATCGAAATATTTGGAAAAAACGATGGCTACAGTTGGCAGAGTAACATCATCACCGGGCTGGGCAGTCGCACCATGTCCGAGCAAGTTCACTCCGCAGAACTGTCATTTGGGGAGGACTATCATACTTTCACAATTGAATGGCAACCAGGGCGAGTCGCTTGGCTGGTGGACGGCCAACTGATTCGAGAAACTCTGGGTAGCCAGGCTAACGATCTAACAAGCCCGGCACAGGCGCGGTTTAACTTCTGGCCGCCAGATATTGAAAGTTGGGTGGGTTCGTTCGACGACAGTATTTTGCCTTTGAACATGTTCGTAAACTGGATGGAATATTATCGATGGAACGGTCAGGATTACGAATTGGACTGGCGTGATGATTTCAACAACTTTGATACTGACCGCTGGGGCACAGCCGACTGGACCTTTGACGAAAATCGTGCGGACTTTTCGCCGCTCAATGTCACTACCCAAAATGGCTATTTAGTGCTCACTATTACGGCCGAAGGCCAGGAGGGTTATGCTGGGACCCCTCCTGAAGATAATGCTGATGTTCCCACCCCTACCCCCACACCTACTCCCAGTAGTAGCTCCAGTTCAAGCTCCAGCAGCTCTTCAAGCAGTAGTTCCTCAAGTAGCAGTTCCACAAGCAGTTCTTCAAGCAGCAGTTCGAGCTCCTCCGGTGGCGCTTGTGTATGTAATTGGTATGGCACTCAATATGCAATTTGTGCTGGCCAAGATAACGGCTGGGGCTGGGAAAATAGTGCCAGCTGTATTGGTATTGACACCTGTAGCAGCCAATGGGGCACCGGTGGTCCTGTCGGTTGTAGCACCACAAGCTCATCGAGTTCAAGCTCCAGCAGTTCTAGCTCGAGTAGTTCGAACTCCACTTCGAGTACGAGCAGCTCCAGCACTTCCTCGAGCTCTACAAGTTCCAGTTCAAGCAGCTCTGGTGGAGATGGTAGTTGCCTGGGTATTAATGAGTATCCAAACTGGACCGCCAAAGACTGGTCCGGAGGGCCCTTTAACCATGCGAATGCGGGCGATAAAATGATATACCAGAATAGCCTTTATCAAGCCAACTGGTATACGAACTCCATTCCTGGGAGTGATAGCTCGTGGACCAAGCTTGGCGCTTGCCAATAA
- a CDS encoding helix-turn-helix protein, giving the protein MKALLFNIHDIILLLTIGTFALLTALSLTRASRSTPANSVWASFYIINALLSGYILIYWSDAVREQLFNVFSYAYLVSSTLCFLIGPSLLAIVRACSSNGLQLRWQQALHLIPAFLTIAYLYAVCFRFNLSTQRELFLYLKLYTQPGVYYHYFVSLQKIMPLLYGFVCVAILARARPPMEEDQHLAKTLKMLVIGFTLVWSWELCTHFIGRAYANGPSDAMGIAANYLKFALALLLVADQLSQRQTATATAASSSTLEPAAIEDAHVELIESAMLVQKAYLDSQITLERFAEAVNLSPREVSTVINRKFQQNFHEFINRYRVETAKKLLSDPNNTHLTITEISQAAGFNSKATFNRFFKKFVLCTPSAFRIKHQKLPTKSAKV; this is encoded by the coding sequence ATGAAAGCCCTGCTGTTTAACATTCACGACATTATCCTATTACTTACTATAGGCACTTTCGCGCTTTTGACGGCACTAAGTCTGACGAGAGCTTCTCGCTCAACGCCTGCAAATTCAGTTTGGGCAAGTTTTTATATTATTAATGCACTTCTTAGTGGATACATTCTGATCTACTGGTCTGATGCGGTACGCGAACAATTATTTAACGTATTTTCCTACGCCTACCTTGTGTCAAGCACACTGTGTTTTTTGATTGGCCCCAGCCTGCTGGCTATCGTACGAGCATGTTCATCAAACGGCTTACAATTACGATGGCAGCAGGCCTTACACCTCATACCGGCGTTCCTGACAATTGCCTATCTCTACGCTGTCTGCTTTCGTTTTAACCTAAGTACTCAGCGCGAGCTGTTTTTATATTTGAAGCTATACACCCAACCCGGTGTTTACTACCACTATTTTGTTTCTCTGCAGAAGATCATGCCTCTGCTCTACGGCTTTGTATGCGTGGCCATATTGGCGAGAGCCCGGCCACCGATGGAGGAAGACCAACACCTTGCAAAAACCCTAAAAATGCTGGTAATTGGTTTTACCCTTGTGTGGAGCTGGGAGTTATGCACCCATTTTATCGGCAGGGCCTATGCAAACGGACCGAGTGACGCGATGGGCATAGCCGCTAATTACCTCAAATTTGCGCTGGCTTTGTTACTTGTTGCAGATCAGTTATCACAAAGACAAACAGCAACCGCGACAGCAGCTTCATCTTCAACTCTGGAGCCAGCTGCTATTGAGGATGCTCACGTGGAACTGATCGAAAGCGCGATGCTGGTACAAAAGGCCTACCTCGACTCCCAAATTACGCTAGAAAGATTTGCTGAAGCGGTAAATCTTTCTCCGCGAGAAGTATCGACTGTGATCAACCGTAAATTTCAACAAAACTTCCACGAATTTATCAACCGTTACCGGGTTGAAACAGCCAAAAAATTACTCAGCGATCCAAACAACACACATCTGACAATAACTGAAATATCACAGGCAGCGGGGTTTAATAGCAAAGCAACTTTTAATCGTTTTTTTAAGAAGTTTGTGCTATGCACGCCAAGCGCTTTCCGAATAAAGCATCAGAAACTCCCAACAAAAAGTGCCAAGGTCTAA